A DNA window from ANME-2 cluster archaeon contains the following coding sequences:
- a CDS encoding Ig-like domain-containing protein — protein MELPINIVVMLVVGMVALAALLAIIPESKKNLIVEVDSVDGNSGVTGNIPNGVPADVEIGLTLYDRDNNPVQGASVIISGGGGQGSAKTDANGQANVTVSNVFIRVNQDSIDLKLVAKSNGFYDYTDESAILIT, from the coding sequence ATGGAATTACCGATCAATATTGTCGTAATGCTTGTGGTGGGTATGGTTGCACTGGCAGCATTGCTGGCTATCATCCCCGAGTCAAAGAAAAATCTTATTGTCGAAGTGGATTCGGTTGATGGTAATTCCGGTGTGACCGGGAACATTCCAAACGGTGTGCCTGCTGATGTCGAAATAGGCCTTACTCTATATGACCGGGATAACAACCCGGTGCAGGGAGCCAGTGTAATCATATCAGGTGGTGGTGGCCAGGGTTCTGCCAAGACCGATGCAAATGGACAGGCAAATGTTACGGTATCCAATGTGTTCATCAGGGTGAACCAGGACTCCATTGACCTGAAACTGGTAGCTAAATCCAATGGTTTTTATGATTATACGGACGAGTCAGCCATCCTCATAACCTGA